From Burkholderia sp. WP9, a single genomic window includes:
- a CDS encoding H-NS family nucleoid-associated regulatory protein, with product MPTLEQIQAKLKKLQAQADALIARKAQVAVDQIRDLMLKHGLTTEDIEARAKARRAAGGLNGHAGSGKAKGASAGKAIAKYRDHKTGATWTGHGRAPGWIASVKDRTQFLIEGASELKSAAKAAVTHAKGSKGQPKGAQPPKYINPKTGATWSGRGPAPAWLATVKDRTKFLIDSASAAAADVGHQAAKKAGKVKSAAAGGVVSKKAAARKVVAKKAATAKKTVAKKATSAAGKVAAKKVAAKKGAAKPAAKKSAATKAARKAPVRKVAAKSKAVATSATSAAAAPQASPAPASA from the coding sequence ATGCCCACGTTAGAGCAAATCCAGGCAAAGCTTAAAAAGCTTCAGGCACAAGCTGACGCCCTTATTGCCAGAAAAGCGCAAGTTGCGGTCGACCAGATTCGCGACCTGATGCTCAAGCATGGCCTGACTACTGAGGATATCGAAGCCCGTGCGAAGGCAAGACGTGCCGCCGGAGGTTTGAACGGTCATGCTGGTAGTGGCAAAGCGAAAGGCGCCAGCGCCGGTAAGGCAATCGCCAAGTATCGGGATCATAAAACCGGTGCGACGTGGACGGGCCATGGCCGCGCGCCGGGCTGGATTGCCAGCGTGAAAGACCGCACTCAGTTCCTGATCGAAGGCGCAAGCGAACTGAAGTCGGCGGCAAAGGCGGCTGTCACCCATGCGAAAGGCAGCAAAGGTCAGCCGAAAGGCGCGCAGCCGCCCAAGTACATCAATCCGAAAACGGGTGCTACCTGGAGCGGCCGTGGCCCGGCTCCGGCATGGCTCGCCACAGTCAAGGACCGTACGAAGTTCCTGATCGATAGCGCCTCGGCGGCAGCGGCTGATGTTGGCCACCAGGCTGCAAAGAAAGCGGGCAAGGTGAAGTCGGCGGCGGCTGGCGGCGTAGTGAGCAAGAAAGCCGCAGCCCGAAAGGTGGTGGCAAAGAAAGCGGCAACGGCCAAAAAGACGGTTGCGAAGAAAGCTACTTCGGCAGCCGGGAAAGTAGCGGCAAAGAAAGTAGCGGCCAAGAAAGGCGCGGCAAAGCCGGCCGCAAAGAAGAGCGCCGCCACCAAGGCCGCAAGGAAAGCACCGGTCCGCAAGGTCGCGGCTAAAAGCAAAGCCGTCGCGACGAGTGCGACGAGTGCCGCTGCGGCACCGCAAGCCTCACCCGCACCAGCCAGCGCATAA
- the cls gene encoding cardiolipin synthase encodes MLAIPITALVTLLIILVIANLSSGEKKIEHKIERLYASDDPQFLRSMGLLLGPPVLSGNRFEMLLNGDHIFPSMLEAIRSARRTITFETFIYWSGEIGEQIAQALADKARDGVAVHVLLDWVGSSKMDKRYLNLLRDAGAEVIQYHKPHWTGLGRMNDRTHRKLLIIDGRIGFTGGVGIASEWTGHAQDEKHWRDTHFRVAGPVVGHMQAVFMDNWVKATGNVLHGPAYFPDIEPMGDGLAHMFSSSPSGGSDDMQLMYLMAITAATHSIHLASAYFVPDKLTINAIVEAAKRGVKVQIIMPGNRIDTHTVREASRACWGDLLKAGVEMFEYQPTMFHCKLLVVDEFLVSVGSTNFDNRSFRLNDEANLNIYDRDFAKQQTAVFADDIKKSQQVTLEAWMHRPFTEKLIEKFVPLLDTQL; translated from the coding sequence ATGCTGGCAATTCCCATTACCGCGTTAGTCACGCTTCTGATCATCTTGGTGATTGCCAATTTATCGAGTGGCGAGAAGAAGATCGAGCATAAGATCGAACGTCTCTATGCGAGCGACGATCCACAGTTTCTGCGTTCAATGGGTTTATTGCTCGGGCCGCCAGTGCTCTCGGGCAATCGCTTCGAGATGCTGCTCAACGGTGATCACATCTTTCCTTCGATGCTGGAAGCCATCCGTTCCGCACGTCGAACCATCACGTTTGAAACCTTCATTTACTGGTCCGGCGAGATCGGCGAGCAGATTGCGCAGGCGCTCGCGGATAAGGCGCGCGACGGCGTCGCGGTGCATGTATTGCTCGACTGGGTTGGGTCATCGAAAATGGACAAGCGCTATCTGAATCTGCTTCGCGACGCCGGCGCGGAGGTGATTCAGTATCACAAGCCCCATTGGACCGGACTTGGCCGCATGAACGATCGCACGCACCGCAAACTGCTGATCATTGACGGGCGTATCGGTTTCACGGGCGGTGTGGGTATTGCGTCGGAATGGACCGGCCATGCGCAAGATGAGAAGCATTGGCGCGATACGCATTTTCGCGTAGCAGGTCCGGTGGTCGGCCACATGCAAGCCGTTTTCATGGACAACTGGGTCAAGGCAACCGGCAACGTGCTCCACGGCCCCGCATATTTTCCCGACATCGAGCCAATGGGCGACGGCCTCGCGCATATGTTCAGCAGTTCGCCCTCGGGCGGCAGCGACGATATGCAATTGATGTATCTGATGGCGATCACGGCGGCCACGCACTCCATTCATCTGGCGAGCGCCTATTTCGTGCCCGACAAGCTGACCATCAACGCGATCGTCGAGGCGGCGAAACGCGGCGTGAAAGTGCAGATCATCATGCCCGGAAACCGGATCGATACGCACACGGTGCGTGAAGCGTCGCGTGCATGCTGGGGCGATCTGCTCAAAGCGGGTGTGGAAATGTTCGAGTATCAGCCGACCATGTTTCACTGCAAATTGCTGGTCGTGGACGAATTCCTGGTGTCGGTCGGTTCGACCAATTTCGATAACCGTTCATTCAGGCTCAACGACGAAGCGAATCTGAACATCTATGACCGCGACTTCGCGAAGCAGCAAACAGCCGTTTTCGCCGACGACATCAAGAAGTCGCAGCAGGTCACGCTCGAAGCATGGATGCATCGCCCGTTCACTGAAAAGCTGATCGAGAAGTTCGTGCCGTTGCTGGATACGCAGCTCTGA